A part of Rhipicephalus microplus isolate Deutch F79 chromosome 8, USDA_Rmic, whole genome shotgun sequence genomic DNA contains:
- the LOC119164047 gene encoding uncharacterized protein LOC119164047 isoform X19 → MVVKSEYVSGYYVQQRPWSPTKRRGPISSDFKTPGPGAFTIPSTIGEKASTNVTKGQKAPAFTFGTKTEEKRDLFVPGPGAYNIAGLSEKGKETVPAPTMAPKLREPEGFKTPAPGAYNPEKAEQCVLSAAPMYTFGSKIRDPKPADIPEADRPSQEETHRRPQLVHRNRRAPRYSFGLKLKSLFRPNDNPAPGVYDIEKGDSVVYPKSPSFSIRRRLREPSPEKQPAPGTYDITRADGTLCTRSQEHTMAYRLRERSSDSAELPAPGDYDTTKADTTVFSRAPQFSLAERLHHEAPESVDFPGPTDYNISRGKTTATYRSPQYSFGLKIKDKPPDSLKFPGPGEYSPDKGDRIVRTRSPEYQMGSKLKEKPPEHFDYPGPSEYHSETADHVTRSRSPRYRFGVKITDRPPESLQYPGPGEYNVDKADHATRKRSPQHRIGTKLKDRSPDSLHYPGPGEYNSDRSDRITRSHSPQHRIGLKIKEKSPEFLRYPGPGEYNIEKADQVTRTRSPEHKIGVKIKDKPGSIDYPGPGEYNIEKADHVTRSHSPQHRMGVKLKEKPPESLHYPGPGDYSAEKADHLVRSHSPRHKIGVRLTEKPPESLGYPGPGEYNVEKADRMIRNSSPQHRIGIRPEEKSPESLHYPGPGDYDARKADLVTRRRPPEHHIGKKLKDKPPESVQYPGPGEYSVERSEEITRSRSPQHQMGVKLKYRPPESHDYPGPGDYNIEKADRVARSHSPEYKIGVKLKERKADSLDYPGPGEYNIENADRVARSHSPECKIGVKLKERRPDSLDYPGPGDYNIEKADRIARCRSPEYKMGAKLQERRPNSLEYPGPGEYNIEKADRVARSHSPEYKIGVKLKERKADSLDYPGPGEYNIENADRVARSHSPECKIGVKLKERRPDSLDYPGPGDYNIEKADRIARCRSPEYKMGAKLQERRPNSLEYPGPGEYNIEKADRVARSHSPEYKIGVKLKERKADSLDYPGPGEYNIENADRVARSHSPEYKIGVKLKERRPDSLDYPGPGDYNIEKADRIARCRSPEYKMGAKLQERRPDSLEYPGPGEYNIEKADRVARSHSPEYKIGVKLKERKADSLDYPGPGEYNIENADRVARSHSPEYKIGVKLKERRPDSLDYPGPGDYNIEKADRIARCRSPEYKMGAKLQERRPDSLEYPGPGEYNIEKADRVARSHSPEYKIGVKLKERKADSLDYPGPGEYNIEKADRIARRRSPEYKMGAKLQERRPDSLEYPGPGEYNIEKADRVARSHSPEYKIGVKLKERKADSLDHPGPGEYNIENADRVACTHSPEYKIGVKLKERRPDSFDYPGPGDYNIEKADRIARCRSPEYKMGAKLQERRPDSLEYPGPGQYNIEKADRVARSHSPEYKIGVKLKEKKPDSLDYPGPGEYIIEKADRVARSHSPEYSIGVKLKDRPPDSLYYPGPAEYYPEKADRLVRSHSPEHVIGVKLKEKLPDSLEFPAACDYDVSKGDNIVYGSPPRYTIGFRTPQPVPDYTSFPAPGDYSISRSEGTLYAGSPKFSLGIKLKDRLPDHVNYPAPSDYSPGRSVSFVKERSPKFTFGFRLRPSKPYNYGYPAPGEYDPDRANELVYPRSPRFSIRSRLKERLPDNATFPAPGTYDPDKGNPAMFGLPPRPQSRSPKRSRSHDFEEKRGTTLPHERTSKRSSSFRIVRTTEDTAGERDLKGSQQTIKRSRSLSGPRPKDSVLTNGKAKAALSEIPKPKRRSESPRLTRQSRFETTEVQARSLKETKEGQRTFRVTRKQRTGMDEGEAPQVDVVVSETAMKRRLPVDITKRKTDSKAAVTEPSSSRMATKKGTFLRSLRRKLDGTEEISRTSKVVREPTKPKKTDCVVQKTKEHRERITTTSHPEAVPRRSRSLRVIRKEADEMPDKRAKSTEELTRRSPSLRAARAKQDAIEAQEADKRSRPSDRRLGRSRSLRIAQNAIDYIDEKENVSKSETHIIASYPSLHKERHPSTHLAKSLEPAAFTTSDESGMFEDDETMDSVSAHDRTFVRTPTDSSRIQVSPESFRELRHAQGCIHMAPRFPEGLDFWKPPGTGSLFAKLYQSWTQETAVSSAEAEDNSRVMFRSAASLFFRKGFAALLRNETPGPGYYNPSIGEQLRFPRMPSFTIRRKLKCPKREQTPAPWDYSPDKADPLVRPMSPSYTFGHKGDCCRCRSTSPGLYTRAVATHAPGTYCPEKSDTVLATTPAYTFGFKHKDLRPDDIPAPGAYCPEKADTVLAVTPAYTFGIKPKDAKPDDIPAPGTYRPEKAESVLVRTPAYSFGTKPKDSRNDGIPAPGKYNVPGTDTYKSKSPAYTLSYRTNIPSDHTKKPGPGAHSPERVWMNKSSSPRFSFGIRHSPVAETPKPK, encoded by the exons GTGAAAAGGCAAGCACCAATGTGACGAAAGGGCAGAAGGCTCCGGCGTTTACTTTCGGAACCAA GACCGAGGAGAAGCGCGACCTCTTCGTCCCGGGTCCCGGCGCGTACAACATCGCGGGCCTCTCCGAGAAGGGCAAGGAGACGGTGCCGGCGCCCACCATGGCGCCCAAGCTGCGCGAGCCCGAGGGCTTCAAGACGCCCGCGCCGGGCGCCTACAACCCGGAGAAGGCCGAGCAGTGCGTGCTCAGCGCCGCGCCCATGTACACCTTCGGCTCCAAGATCAGGGACCCCAAGCCCGCCGACATACCCG AGGCCGACCGGCCAAGCCAAGAAGAAACTCACCGCCGCCCGCAGCTCGTCCACCGAAACAGACGAGCGCCCCGCTACTCCTTCGGCCTCAAACTTAAGAGCCTCTTTCGACCCAACGACAACCCCG CTCCGGGTGTTTACGACATCGAAAAGGGAGACTCAGTGGTCTACCCGAAATCTCCCAGCTTCTCGATACGACGACGACTCCGTGAGCCTAGCCCCGAAAAACAACCAG CGCCTGGAACTTACGACATAACCCGAGCAGACGGGACTCTATGCACCAGATCTCAAGAACACACGATGGCGTACCGACTGAGGGAAAGGTCGTCCGACAGCGCTGAGCTTCCCG CCCCAGGAGACTACGACACGACGAAGGCGGACACGACAGTCTTTTCAAGAGCCCCGCAGTTCAGCCTTGCCGAGAGGCTACATCACGAAGCGCCAGAGTCCGTAGACTTTCCTG GTCCTACGGACTACAATATAAGCAGAGGAAAAACTACGGCGACCTATCGATCGCCGCAGTACAGCTTCGGATTAAAGATTAAAGACAAGCCTCCGGATTCCCTGAAATTCCCAG GCCCGGGAGAGTACAGTCCAGACAAAGGAGATCGCATAGTGCGCACTAGATCACCAGAGTACCAAATGGGGTCAAAGTTGAAAGAAAAGCCTCCCGAGCACTTTGACTACCCCG GGCCAAGCGAATACCACTCAGAAACAGCTGACCACGTGACCAGAAGTCGCTCTCCACGATACAGGTTCGGCGTCAAGATAACAGACAGGCCACCCGAATCTCTGCAATACCCGG GCCCCGGTGAATACAACGTTGACAAAGCAGATCACGCGACGAGGAAGCGGTCGCCACAGCACCGAATTGGTACCAAGCTGAAAGACAGGTCACCCGATTCTCTTCACTACCCGG GTCCGGGTGAATACAATTCCGACAGATCAGACCGTATCACTAGAAGCCACTCACCGCAGCATCGCATTGgattaaagataaaagaaaagtcGCCTGAGTTTCTGCGGTATCCTG GACCCGGTGAATACAATATCGAGAAGGCAGACCAGGTCACAAGAACCCGGTCACCAGAGCATAAAATTGGTGTCAAGATAAAAGACAAGCCAGGGTCTATAGACTATCCTG GACCCGGTGAATATAACATCGAGAAAGCAGACCACGTGACAAGAAGTCACTCACCACAACATCGGATGGGCGTGAAACTAAAAGAGAAGCCACCAGAATCTCTTCATTATCCAG GACCAGGGGATTACAGTGCGGAAAAAGCAGACCACTTGGTCAGAAGTCACTCACCCCGGCATAAAATTGGAGTCAGGCTTACAGAGAAACCACCAGAATCTCTGGGCTACCCAG GTCCAGGAGAATACAATGTGGAAAAAGCAGATCGCATGATAAGAAATAGTTCACCGCAGCATAGAATTGGCATCAGGCCTGAAGAGAAATCACCGGAATCACTTCATTACCCTG GTCCGGGTGACTACGACGCGAGAAAAGCAGACCTTGTTACGAGAAGGCGACCGCCAGAGCACCACATCGGCAAGAAGCTAAAAGACAAACCACCAGAATCTGTGCAGTACCCGG GTCCCGGTGAATACAGCGTGGAAAGATCAGAAGAAATCACAAGAAGTCGATCCCCACAGCACCAAATGGGAGTCAAGCTAAAATACAGGCCACCGGAATCACATGACTATCCCG GTCCTGGAGACTACAACATAGAAAAGGCCGATAGAGTTGCACGCAGCCACTCCCCAGAATACAAGATTGGTGTTAAGTTAAAGGAGAGGAAAGCAGATTCACTGGATTACCCTG GTCCTGGGGAGTACAACATAGAAAATGCCGATAGAGTTGCACGTAGCCACTCTCCAGAATGCAAGATAGGCGTCAAGCTAAAGGAGAGACGACCGGATTCATTGGATTACCctg GTCCTGGAGACTACAACATAGAGAAGGCCGACAGAATTGCGCGCTGTCGCTCCCCAGAGTACAAGATGGGTGCCAAATTACAGGAGAGAAGACCGAATTCATTGGAATATCCTG GTCCTGGAGAATACAACATAGAAAAGGCCGATAGAGTTGCACGCAGCCACTCCCCAGAATACAAGATTGGTGTTAAGTTAAAGGAGAGGAAAGCAGACTCACTGGATTACCCGG GTCCTGGGGAGTACAACATAGAAAATGCCGATAGAGTTGCACGTAGCCACTCTCCAGAATGCAAGATAGGCGTCAAGCTAAAGGAGAGACGACCGGATTCATTGGATTACCctg GTCCTGGAGACTACAACATAGAGAAGGCCGACAGAATTGCGCGCTGTCGCTCCCCAGAGTACAAGATGGGTGCCAAATTACAGGAGAGAAGACCGAATTCATTGGAATATCCTG GTCCTGGAGAATACAACATAGAAAAGGCCGATAGAGTTGCACGCAGCCACTCCCCAGAATACAAGATTGGTGTTAAGTTAAAGGAGAGGAAAGCAGACTCACTGGATTACCCGG GTCCTGGGGAGTACAACATAGAAAATGCCGATAGAGTTGCACGTAGCCACTCTCCAGAATACAAGATAGGCGTCAAGCTAAAGGAGAGACGACCGGATTCATTGGATTACCctg GTCCTGGAGACTACAACATAGAAAAGGCCGACAGAATTGCGCGCTGTCGCTCCCCAGAGTACAAGATGGGTGCCAAATTACAGGAGAGAAGACCGGATTCATTGGAATATCCTG GTCCTGGAGAATACAACATAGAAAAGGCCGATAGAGTTGCACGCAGCCACTCCCCAGAATACAAGATTGGTGTTAAGTTAAAGGAGAGGAAAGCAGACTCACTGGATTACCCGG GTCCTGGGGAGTACAACATAGAAAATGCCGATAGAGTTGCACGTAGCCACTCTCCAGAATACAAGATAGGCGTCAAGCTAAAGGAGAGACGACCGGATTCATTGGATTACCctg GTCCTGGAGACTACAACATAGAAAAGGCTGACAGAATTGCGCGCTGTCGCTCCCCAGAGTACAAGATGGGTGCCAAATTACAGGAGAGAAGACCGGATTCATTGGAATACCCTG GTCCTGGAGAATACAACATAGAAAAGGCCGATAGAGTTGCACGCAGCCACTCCCCAGAATACAAGATTGGTGTTAAGTTAAAGGAGAGGAAAGCAGATTCACTGGATTACCCTG GTCCTGGAGAATACAACATAGAGAAGGCCGACAGAATTGCGCGCCGTCGCTCCCCAGAGTACAAGATGGGTGCCAAGTTACAGGAGAGAAGACCGGATTCCTTGGAATACCCTG GTCCTGGAGAATACAACATAGAAAAGGCCGATAGAGTTGCACGTAGCCACTCCCCAGAATACAAGATCGGTGTTAAGTTAAAGGAGAGGAAAGCAGATTCACTGGATCACCCTG GTCCTGGGGAGTACAACATAGAAAATGCCGATCGAGTTGCATGTACCCACTCTCCAGAATACAAGATAGGCGTCAAGCTAAAGGAGAGACGACCGGATTCATTTGATTACCCTG GTCCTGGAGACTACAACATAGAGAAGGCCGACAGAATTGCGCGCTGTCGCTCCCCAGAGTACAAGATGGGTGCCAAGTTACAGGAGAGAAGACCGGATTCATTGGAATATCCTG GTCCTGGACAATACAACATAGAAAAGGCCGATAGAGTTGCACGTAGCCACTCCCCAGAATACAAGATTGGTGTCaagctaaaggaaaaaaagccgGATTCGTTGGATTATCCTG GTCCAGGAGAGTACATCATTGAAAAGGCCGATAGAGTCGCCCGCAGCCACTCTCCGGAGTACAGCATCGGCGTGAAATTAAAAGATAGACCGCCGGACTCTTTGTATTATCCTG GTCCTGCAGAGTACTACCCTGAAAAGGCTGACAGGTTGGTACGAAGCCATTCTCCTGAACATGTCATCGGCGTGAAATTGAAAGAAAAGCTTCCAGATTCACTGGAATTTCCTG CTGCTTGCGACTACGACGTCTCCAAGGGAGATAACATAGTTTATGGCTCCCCTCCCAGGTATACGATAGGCTTTAGGACACCTCAACCAGTGCCAGATTATACGAGCTTCCCAG CACCTGGAGACTACAGCATTTCAAGGAGTGAAGGCACGCTTTATGCTGGCTCTCCTAAATTTAGTCTAGGAATAAAACTGAAGGACAGGCTTCCTGACCACGTCAATTACCCAG CACCGTCCGACTACAGTCCTGGCAGAAGCGTAAGCTTCGTCAAAGAAAGGTCTCCGAAATTCACGTTCGGTTTCAGGCTAAGACCGTCCAAGCCGTACAACTACGGTTACCCAG CACCGGGAGAGTACGATCCCGACAGGGCGAACGAATTGGTTTATCCAAGGTCACCACGCTTCAGTATTCGTTCGAGACTCAAAGAACGGCTACCGGACAACGCAACATTTCCAG CACCAGGTACATACGACCCCGACAAAGGCAATCCTGCCATGTTCGGATTACCACCAAGACCTCAATCGAGGAGCCCGAAGAGGTCTAGGTCTCATGATTTTGAAGAAAAGCGGG GAACGACATTACCTCATGAAAGAACAAGCAAAAGAAGCAGTTCATTCCGAATTGTGAGAACCACAGAGGATACTGCTGGTG AGCGCGATTTGAAAGGCTCCCAGCAGACGATAAAACGAAGTCGCTCTCTTAGTGGACCTCGGCCAAAGGATTCGGTTTTAACAAACGGAAAAG CAAAAGCGGCTTTGTCCGAAATTCCAAAACCTAAAAGACGGAGTGAGTCACCCCGATTGACTCGACAGTCCAGATTCGAGACCACTG AAGTTCAAGCTAGGAGTCTGAAGGAAACAAAAGAAGGACAGCGTACATTTAGGGTTACTCGCAAACAAAGGACCGGGATGGATGAAG GAGAAGCACCACAGGTGGATGTTGTCGTTTCTGAAACAGCAATGAAGCGACGATTACCTGTGGATATTACGAAGAGAAAGACGGACTCAAAAG CCGCCGTAACAGAGCCGTCGTCCTCAAGGATGGCAACGAAGAAGGGTACATTCCTTCGATCTCTGCGGAGAAAGCTGGATGGTACCGAAG aAATATCTCGGACGTCTAAAGTGGTTAGGGAGCCCACTAAGCCTAAAAAAACCGATTGCGTAGTGCAGAAGACAAAGGAACACCGAG AACGGATCACCACTACTAGTCATCCGGAAGCTGTGCCTAGGAGAAGTCGGTCTCTTCGAGTCATTCGAAAAGAGGCGGACGAGATGCCGG ACAAGCGAGCTAAGTCTACCGAAGAATTGACTAGACGAAGTCCATCTCTGCGTGCAGCACGAGCAAAGCAAGACGCAATCGAAG CCCAAGAGGCAGACAAGAGATCGAGGCCATCGGACAGAAGATTAGGGCGTAGTAGGTCTCTGCGAATTGCACAAAACGCAATCGACTACATTGATG AGAAGGAGAACGTCTCAAAGTCTGAAACTCACATCATCGCTTCCTATCCCAGTCTTCACAAGGAGCGGCACCCGAGTACCCACTTGGCTAAGAGCCTAG AGCCTGCAGCGTTTACGACGAGCGACGAAAGTGGTATGTTCGAAGACGACGAAACGATGGACAGCGTGTCGGCTCACGACAGGACGTTCGTACGAACGCCGACTG ATTCGTCGAGGATCCAAGTGTCACCGGAGAGCTTTCGGGAATTGAGGCATGCTCAGGGATGCATTCACATGGCACCAAGGTTTCCAGAGGGACTGGACTTCTGGAAACCACCCGGTACAGGGTCTTTGTTTGCTAAACTTTACCAGTCCTGGACGCAGGAAACAGCTGTTTCTTCTG CGGAAGCAGAAGACAACAGCCGAGTGATGTTCCGTTCAGCTGCAAGCCTCTTCTTCAGGAAAGGCTTTGCAGCTCTACTACGGAACGAAACACCTG GACCGGGTTACTACAACCCTAGCATCGGTGAGCAGCTACGCTTTCCTCGAATGCCAAGCTTTACGATACGAAGAAAGCTCAAGTGTCCGAAGAGAGAGCAGACTCCCG CTCCCTGGGATTACAGCCCCGACAAAGCGGACCCTCTCGTGCGGCCCATGTCGCCATCTTACACCTTCGGACACAAGGGCGACTGTTGTCGTTGCAGAAGCACGAGTCCCGGTTTGTACACTCGTGCAGTGGCTACCCACG CTCCTGGCACCTACTGTCCTGAGAAATCTGACACGGTTCTAGCCACGACACCGGCTTACACCTTTGGTTTCAAGCATAAGGACCTTAGGCCTGACGATATTCCTG